One region of Parerythrobacter jejuensis genomic DNA includes:
- a CDS encoding winged helix DNA-binding protein: MQVTELDYAPSSDSAGLALAVSIFADRPHFRGQIADDVAGAGFRIAQEGSLASIASGEVRALGEIVLLDCPTVGAETLAALMRLDMRVAQSGAQLVVSTTVDALEDVFACLDQSGPRILVQPTRGERVVALGQLLAEISHMRMREPSDEDTVSLLRLSEQVAEIARKLDALSDEDRSGSGSAFRFESPAPGYSGPDDADGTGRLTRTPKPPLPEPRLVRQIIRQRQLRARFLDGDLFADPAWDILLDLTAARAEHQRVSVTSLCIASGVPPTTALRWISQMTEAGLLQRVEDEADKRRAFIALTDNASEAMARFFAELGKDASRLV, translated from the coding sequence ATGCAGGTAACGGAATTGGACTACGCACCGTCGAGTGATTCAGCGGGGCTGGCTCTGGCAGTTTCGATTTTTGCCGATCGTCCGCATTTTCGTGGGCAGATTGCCGATGATGTTGCCGGGGCGGGATTTCGCATTGCGCAGGAAGGTTCGCTGGCATCGATTGCTTCGGGCGAGGTGCGGGCTCTGGGAGAGATCGTGCTGCTCGATTGTCCGACGGTCGGGGCCGAAACGCTCGCGGCCTTGATGCGGCTGGACATGCGGGTGGCGCAGTCGGGCGCCCAACTGGTGGTGTCGACGACGGTTGACGCGCTGGAAGACGTGTTTGCCTGCCTCGACCAGTCAGGCCCACGCATATTGGTACAACCCACTAGGGGCGAGCGCGTAGTTGCCCTGGGGCAGCTCTTGGCCGAAATTTCGCACATGCGCATGCGCGAACCTTCGGATGAGGATACGGTGTCCTTACTGCGCTTGTCAGAGCAAGTGGCCGAAATTGCCCGCAAGCTCGATGCCTTGTCCGATGAAGACCGGAGTGGTTCAGGCAGTGCATTCCGGTTCGAATCGCCAGCACCCGGCTATTCTGGCCCGGATGACGCAGATGGCACGGGACGCCTCACGCGTACGCCCAAGCCTCCCCTGCCGGAGCCCCGGCTGGTGCGACAGATCATTCGCCAGCGACAGTTGCGGGCGCGCTTCCTGGATGGCGACCTGTTTGCCGATCCGGCCTGGGATATCCTGCTCGACCTGACGGCGGCGCGGGCGGAGCACCAGCGTGTGTCAGTAACGTCACTGTGCATTGCCAGCGGTGTGCCACCGACCACGGCGCTCCGCTGGATCAGCCAGATGACCGAGGCTGGCCTGTTGCAACGGGTCGAGGATGAGGCAGACAAGCGGCGCGCCTTTATCGCGCTGACCGACAACGCCTCGGAAGCCATGGCACGGTTCTTTGCCGAATTGGGTAAGGATGCTTCCCGGCTGGTGTAG
- a CDS encoding precorrin-2 dehydrogenase/sirohydrochlorin ferrochelatase family protein: protein MIGSLPLFHRVRGLRVVVVGEGEMGEAKRRLVERAGGIPCGEPEAHLAKLAFVALEDDRESEAVAMRLRNKGLLVNVADRPDLCEFTTPSILDREPVLVAVSTSGASAGLAKHLRLRLERILPQSLGKLAAKLRDSRDAMRTRFPAGDTRRRALDTALGEGGTLDPFEAGSADRVDQWLAGNDTAEQAATVRFSITSTDPEDLTLRQARLLGMADVVLHDPAIDPAILDRSRADALRRTLPYHGDLPEGLVVVLERG, encoded by the coding sequence ATGATCGGATCGCTGCCCCTTTTCCATCGTGTCCGCGGCCTGCGCGTCGTGGTCGTGGGCGAAGGCGAGATGGGCGAAGCCAAGCGCCGCCTGGTCGAGCGTGCCGGCGGGATTCCCTGCGGCGAGCCCGAAGCGCATCTGGCCAAGCTGGCGTTTGTGGCGCTGGAGGATGACCGCGAAAGCGAGGCCGTCGCAATGCGGCTGCGTAACAAGGGCCTGTTGGTGAATGTCGCTGACCGGCCAGACCTGTGCGAATTCACCACCCCGAGCATTCTCGACCGTGAACCGGTGCTGGTGGCCGTCTCGACATCGGGCGCATCGGCCGGCTTGGCCAAGCACCTGCGATTGCGGCTGGAACGGATCCTGCCGCAAAGCCTCGGAAAGCTGGCCGCGAAATTGCGCGATTCCCGCGATGCGATGCGCACGCGTTTCCCTGCAGGCGACACCCGGCGACGGGCATTGGATACGGCGCTGGGTGAAGGCGGCACGCTCGATCCGTTTGAGGCTGGTTCGGCTGATCGCGTGGATCAGTGGTTGGCTGGGAACGATACGGCGGAGCAGGCCGCGACAGTGCGGTTCAGTATTACCAGTACCGATCCCGAAGACCTGACCCTGAGACAGGCGCGCCTGCTGGGGATGGCCGATGTCGTGCTGCATGATCCTGCGATCGATCCGGCAATCCTTGACCGGTCCCGCGCCGACGCCCTGCGTCGGACTCTGCCATACCACGGGGACTTGCCCGAGGGCCTGGTCGTAGTCCTCGAGCGCGGCTGA
- the argH gene encoding argininosuccinate lyase — MREINASIPFDKALWRQDIAGSRAHVAMLAQQEIVSTEDAEAIDGGLQTIAAEYERDGVPEDWDLEDIHMTVEARLTELVGPVAGRLHTARSRNDQVATDFKLWTRDAMDRALDGIAALQRALVDRAGEHAASVMPGFTHLQTAQPVTLGHHLLAYYEMLRRDSARFSAAQERLNECPLGAAALAGTGFDLDRDMTATALGFDRPTANSLDTVSDRDFALDYLNAASQCALHLSRLAEELILWASQPFGFVRLPDSLSTGSSIMPQKKNPDAAELVRGHAGRIIGCTTALMVTMKGLPLAYSKDMQDDKPPVFEAAGLLDLCLAAMQGMIAGADFNTDRMRNAAGLGHATATDLADWLVRAADIPFREAHHITGAAVKLADSKGCTLEDLSLEDLQGIDSRLDDRVRAVLTLDASVAARRSYGGTAPDQVQARAREARQALGMED; from the coding sequence ATGCGCGAAATCAATGCCTCGATCCCGTTCGACAAGGCCCTGTGGCGACAGGATATCGCCGGCAGCCGCGCTCATGTCGCCATGCTTGCCCAGCAGGAAATCGTCTCGACCGAGGATGCAGAGGCAATCGATGGCGGATTGCAAACCATCGCAGCCGAGTATGAGCGCGACGGGGTGCCTGAGGACTGGGATCTCGAAGACATCCACATGACCGTCGAAGCACGGCTGACCGAGCTTGTGGGGCCAGTCGCAGGCCGCCTGCACACCGCGCGCAGCCGCAACGATCAGGTTGCAACCGACTTCAAGCTGTGGACCCGCGACGCGATGGACCGCGCGCTGGACGGGATCGCCGCTCTCCAGCGCGCATTGGTGGATCGGGCAGGCGAGCATGCCGCCAGCGTGATGCCGGGCTTCACCCATCTCCAGACAGCGCAGCCGGTCACTCTGGGCCATCACTTGCTGGCCTATTACGAGATGTTGCGGCGCGACAGCGCGCGCTTTTCTGCCGCGCAGGAACGCCTGAACGAATGCCCACTGGGCGCAGCGGCACTGGCCGGGACAGGCTTCGATCTGGACCGTGACATGACCGCCACGGCGCTCGGTTTCGACCGGCCAACCGCCAACAGTCTCGATACTGTGTCCGACCGCGATTTCGCGCTCGATTACCTGAATGCGGCCAGCCAGTGCGCCCTGCATCTCTCCCGCCTGGCCGAAGAACTGATCCTGTGGGCCAGCCAGCCTTTTGGCTTTGTGCGCCTGCCCGACAGTCTTTCCACCGGCAGCTCTATCATGCCGCAGAAGAAAAACCCCGATGCCGCCGAGCTGGTGCGCGGCCATGCCGGGCGCATCATCGGTTGCACAACCGCGCTGATGGTGACCATGAAAGGCCTTCCGCTTGCCTATTCCAAGGATATGCAGGACGACAAGCCACCGGTGTTCGAGGCGGCAGGGCTGCTCGATCTGTGCCTGGCGGCGATGCAGGGCATGATCGCGGGCGCTGATTTCAATACCGATCGCATGCGTAATGCGGCAGGCCTTGGCCATGCCACAGCGACCGATCTTGCCGACTGGCTGGTGCGAGCCGCCGATATTCCCTTCCGCGAGGCGCACCATATCACGGGTGCAGCGGTGAAGCTGGCAGACAGCAAGGGTTGCACGCTGGAAGACCTCTCGCTGGAAGATTTGCAGGGCATCGACAGTCGCCTCGATGATCGTGTTCGCGCGGTTTTGACGCTTGATGCGTCGGTCGCAGCGCGCAGGTCCTATGGCGGCACCGCGCCGGATCAGGTACAAGCCAGAGCCCGGGAAGCGCGCCAGGCGCTTGGCATGGAGGATTGA
- the lysA gene encoding diaminopimelate decarboxylase has translation MDHFALKDGVLHAEDIPLPRIAEEVGTPVYVYSRATLERHAKVFADGLSSVPRKLIAFAVKANPNLAVLKVLQNQGFGADVVSGGELMRALAAGMTPDTIVFSGVGKTREELILGLDRQIGQFNIESREEGRELAELAAQRGQQAQACLRINPDVDAKTHEKISTGKAENKFGIPLVHAREAFAELASLDGINLRGVAVHIGSQLGDLEPLETAFGKLATLIADLRAAGHAITHVDLGGGLGVPYKVGENPPSPAEYGAMVARVTGDWDVHLTFEPGRVIAGNAGVLLTKVIRVKRGGNGPPFVIVDAAMNDLARPALYGAWHDCDAVVPSGERMTANIVGPICETGDTFARDRDCDALQSGDLAVFRTAGAYGATMASSYNSRGFVPEVLVDGDRYAVVAERLSADAIMSAEPVPDWL, from the coding sequence ATGGATCATTTCGCTCTGAAAGACGGCGTGCTGCATGCCGAGGACATCCCCCTGCCCCGCATTGCGGAAGAAGTAGGCACGCCTGTCTATGTCTATTCGCGCGCCACGCTGGAGCGGCATGCCAAGGTGTTTGCCGACGGCCTGAGCAGCGTTCCGCGCAAGCTGATCGCCTTTGCGGTAAAGGCCAATCCCAATCTTGCGGTTCTCAAAGTGCTGCAGAATCAGGGCTTCGGGGCGGATGTCGTCTCCGGCGGAGAGCTGATGCGCGCGCTGGCGGCAGGCATGACCCCGGACACCATCGTGTTCTCGGGCGTGGGCAAGACCCGCGAAGAGCTGATTCTGGGCCTCGATCGTCAGATCGGCCAATTCAACATTGAATCGCGCGAAGAGGGCCGCGAGCTGGCCGAGCTGGCCGCGCAGCGGGGGCAACAGGCCCAGGCCTGCCTGCGCATCAACCCCGATGTCGATGCCAAGACCCACGAGAAGATCTCTACCGGCAAAGCTGAGAACAAGTTCGGAATTCCGCTGGTCCATGCGCGCGAGGCATTTGCCGAACTCGCCTCGCTGGACGGGATCAATTTGCGCGGCGTGGCCGTTCATATCGGCAGCCAGTTGGGTGATCTCGAGCCGCTGGAAACCGCCTTTGGCAAGCTCGCCACTCTAATCGCAGATCTGCGCGCCGCAGGTCATGCCATTACCCATGTTGATCTCGGCGGCGGACTGGGTGTGCCCTACAAAGTCGGAGAAAACCCGCCTTCGCCAGCAGAATACGGCGCGATGGTGGCAAGGGTCACCGGCGACTGGGATGTGCACCTGACATTCGAGCCGGGCCGCGTGATTGCGGGCAATGCCGGTGTCCTTCTGACCAAGGTCATCCGCGTAAAGCGCGGTGGCAATGGCCCGCCCTTCGTGATCGTCGATGCCGCTATGAACGATCTTGCCCGCCCGGCGCTTTATGGTGCGTGGCATGATTGTGATGCGGTTGTGCCCAGCGGTGAGCGAATGACGGCCAACATCGTCGGACCGATCTGCGAGACCGGCGATACTTTTGCGCGTGACCGTGATTGCGACGCACTGCAATCGGGTGATCTGGCCGTCTTCCGTACAGCGGGCGCCTATGGCGCGACCATGGCCAGCAGTTACAATTCGCGCGGGTTTGTACCCGAAGTGCTGGTCGACGGTGATCGCTACGCCGTGGTGGCCGAGCGTCTGTCTGCTGATGCCATCATGTCCGCCGAACCTGTGCCGGACTGGCTTTAG
- a CDS encoding sigma-70 family RNA polymerase sigma factor, with product MTKASAPPGSAAHQSVLFDELLVVLVQSGDRSACERLACRWHPRLMRTAHRLVGPALAPDAAQDAWLSIQRSLHTLREPARFAPWAFGILRRRCADSIRTAVRDRATEAADAEDHHTPEPLERMAIAAAMADLPGEQRLAAHLFFVEGLTLAEIAMAQAVPLGTAKSRLFHARRQLKAALSGDTP from the coding sequence GTGACCAAAGCCTCGGCTCCTCCCGGCAGTGCTGCCCACCAATCGGTATTGTTCGATGAATTGCTGGTCGTACTTGTGCAATCAGGCGATCGGTCGGCCTGCGAGAGGCTGGCGTGCCGGTGGCATCCCAGGCTGATGCGGACGGCCCACCGATTGGTCGGCCCGGCACTGGCGCCGGATGCTGCACAAGACGCGTGGCTCTCGATCCAGCGCAGTCTGCATACGCTGCGCGAACCGGCCCGTTTCGCACCATGGGCGTTTGGCATCCTGCGCCGACGTTGCGCTGATTCGATCAGAACTGCGGTCAGAGACCGGGCCACCGAAGCAGCCGATGCCGAAGACCATCATACGCCAGAGCCGCTGGAGCGAATGGCCATTGCCGCGGCGATGGCCGATCTTCCGGGCGAACAACGTCTCGCGGCCCACCTGTTCTTTGTCGAGGGCCTTACCCTCGCCGAAATCGCCATGGCGCAGGCCGTTCCGTTGGGAACTGCAAAATCGCGCCTCTTTC